The Mycolicibacterium boenickei genome has a segment encoding these proteins:
- the hflX gene encoding GTPase HflX, producing MTHPEHPVTPSTGELALEDRASLRRVAGLSTELTDVTEVEYRQLRLERVVLVGVWTEGSAADADASLTELAALAETAGSEVLEGLIQRRDKPDPSTYIGSGKAQELREIVLATGADTVICDGELSPAQLNSLEKVVKVKVIDRTALILDIFAQHATSREGKAQVSLAQMEYMLPRLRGWGESMSRQAGGRAGGAGGGVGTRGPGETKIETDRRRIRERMAKLRREIRDMKKIRDTQRSRRLSSDAASVAIVGYTNAGKSSLLNALTGAGVLVENALFATLEPTTRRGEFDDGRPFVLTDTVGFVRHLPTQLVEAFRSTLEEVVDADLLVHVVDGSDDHPLAQINAVRQVVNDVVAEYDIAPPPELLVVNKIDAATDLGLATLRRALPDAVFVSAHTGDGLDRLRARMAEMIPPTDATVDVTIPYDRGELVARVHAEGRVDATEHTADGTRIKARVPMALAATLSEFATF from the coding sequence ATGACTCATCCAGAACATCCCGTCACTCCCAGCACCGGTGAGCTGGCCCTCGAAGACCGCGCCTCGTTGCGCCGCGTCGCCGGGTTGTCCACCGAGCTCACCGACGTCACCGAGGTCGAATACCGCCAGCTGAGGCTGGAGCGCGTGGTCCTGGTCGGCGTCTGGACCGAGGGCAGCGCGGCCGATGCCGATGCCAGCCTGACCGAGCTGGCGGCCCTGGCCGAGACCGCGGGCTCGGAAGTACTCGAGGGGCTCATCCAGCGTCGCGACAAGCCCGACCCGTCGACCTACATCGGCTCGGGCAAAGCCCAGGAGCTGCGTGAGATCGTGCTGGCCACCGGTGCCGACACCGTGATCTGCGACGGTGAACTCTCACCCGCGCAGCTCAACTCGCTGGAGAAAGTGGTCAAGGTCAAGGTCATCGACCGCACCGCGCTGATCCTGGACATCTTCGCCCAGCACGCCACCAGCCGGGAAGGCAAGGCGCAGGTGTCGCTGGCCCAGATGGAGTACATGCTGCCCAGGTTGCGTGGCTGGGGTGAATCGATGTCGCGTCAGGCCGGCGGTCGCGCCGGCGGGGCCGGTGGTGGAGTCGGTACCCGCGGACCCGGCGAGACCAAGATCGAGACCGACCGCCGCCGCATCCGTGAGCGGATGGCCAAGCTGCGCCGCGAGATTCGCGACATGAAGAAGATCCGCGACACCCAGCGCAGCCGGCGGCTGTCGTCGGACGCCGCGTCGGTGGCCATCGTCGGTTACACCAACGCCGGCAAGTCCAGCCTGCTCAACGCCCTGACCGGCGCCGGTGTGCTGGTAGAGAACGCCCTGTTCGCGACCCTCGAACCCACCACGCGCCGTGGGGAATTCGATGACGGACGCCCCTTCGTGCTGACCGATACCGTCGGCTTCGTCCGGCACCTGCCCACCCAGCTGGTCGAGGCGTTCCGGTCCACCCTGGAAGAAGTGGTCGACGCCGACCTGCTGGTGCACGTCGTGGACGGATCTGACGACCATCCGCTGGCACAGATCAACGCGGTCCGCCAGGTGGTCAACGATGTGGTCGCCGAATACGACATCGCCCCGCCGCCGGAACTGCTGGTGGTCAACAAGATCGACGCGGCCACCGACCTCGGGCTGGCCACGCTGCGGCGTGCGCTACCCGACGCGGTGTTCGTCTCGGCACACACCGGCGACGGACTGGACCGGCTGCGCGCCCGCATGGCGGAGATGATCCCGCCGACCGACGCGACGGTGGACGTGACGATTCCCTACGACCGTGGCGAACTGGTGGCGCGGGTGCACGCCGAAGGCCGGGTGGACGCCACCGAACACACCGCCGACGGAACCCGTATCAAGGCGCGGGTACCGATGGCGCTGGCCGCGACCCTGAGCGAGTTCGCCACCTTCTGA
- the dapF gene encoding diaminopimelate epimerase, which yields MPFAKGHGTQNDFVVLPDVDAALSLTPAAVAALCDRRRGLGADGVLRVTTAGAAQAAGVFDRLPDGVAASDWYMDYRNADGSIAQMCGNGVRVFAHYLRASGLESADEFVVGSLAGPRPVVLHSVDATTADVTVEMGKANRFGTGTAVVGGRSVSGVAVDVGNPHLACVGLTESELAALDVGAPVSFDAQLFPDGVNVEVLTVPADGAVSMRVHERGVGETRSCGTGTVAATLAALAHQGADTGTLRVRIPGGEVTVTITESTSYLRGPSVLVARGELAEQWWNAAHG from the coding sequence ATCCCTTTCGCGAAGGGACATGGCACCCAGAACGATTTCGTGGTGCTGCCCGACGTCGACGCCGCGCTGTCGTTGACGCCGGCCGCCGTGGCCGCGCTGTGCGACCGTCGCCGCGGCCTCGGCGCCGATGGTGTGCTCCGGGTGACGACCGCGGGCGCTGCGCAGGCCGCCGGTGTTTTCGACCGGCTGCCCGACGGGGTCGCGGCCTCCGACTGGTACATGGACTACCGCAACGCCGACGGCTCGATCGCGCAGATGTGCGGCAACGGGGTCCGGGTCTTCGCGCATTACCTGCGTGCCTCCGGCCTGGAATCCGCCGATGAGTTCGTGGTGGGCTCGCTGGCCGGGCCACGGCCCGTGGTGCTGCACAGCGTCGACGCGACCACCGCCGACGTCACCGTCGAGATGGGCAAGGCCAACCGGTTCGGCACGGGGACCGCGGTGGTCGGTGGCCGTAGCGTCAGCGGGGTGGCCGTCGACGTGGGCAATCCGCATCTGGCCTGCGTCGGGCTGACCGAGAGTGAGCTGGCGGCCCTCGATGTGGGTGCGCCGGTGAGCTTCGACGCGCAGCTGTTCCCCGACGGCGTCAACGTCGAGGTCCTCACCGTCCCGGCCGACGGCGCGGTGTCCATGCGCGTGCACGAGCGCGGTGTGGGCGAGACCCGCTCCTGCGGTACGGGCACCGTCGCGGCCACCCTGGCGGCCCTGGCCCATCAGGGCGCGGACACCGGGACGTTGCGGGTCCGTATCCCGGGCGGGGAGGTCACCGTGACGATCACCGAGTCCACCAGCTACCTGCGGGGACCGTCTGTGCTGGTCGCCCGGGGTGAGCTGGCCGAGCAGTGGTGGAACGCTGCCCACGGGTAA
- the miaA gene encoding tRNA (adenosine(37)-N6)-dimethylallyltransferase MiaA produces the protein MTRPIAVIGPTGTGKSALALAIAEELGGEIVNADAMQLYRGMDIGTAKLPFADRRGIPHHQLDVLEVTETATVARYQQDAAADVEAIAARGAVPVIVGGSMLYIQSLLDEWTFPATDPAVRARWEDRLAEVGVAALHAELTRVDPAAGASILPTDGRRIVRALEVVELTGRPFAASAPTIGAPRWDTAIIGLDWETSILDERLEQRTNLMFADGLVGEVQTLIGRGLRDGVTAARALGYAQVLADLDAGGDGSAAREPTFIGTRRYVRRQRSWFRRDHRVVWLDGAADGLVHDALRAWRHVS, from the coding sequence ATGACGCGGCCCATCGCGGTGATCGGGCCGACCGGCACCGGCAAATCGGCCCTGGCGCTGGCGATCGCCGAGGAGTTGGGCGGCGAGATAGTCAACGCCGACGCGATGCAGCTCTACCGCGGCATGGACATCGGTACCGCCAAACTGCCCTTCGCCGACCGGCGCGGCATCCCGCACCACCAGCTCGATGTCCTCGAGGTCACCGAGACCGCCACGGTGGCCCGCTATCAGCAGGACGCCGCGGCCGACGTGGAGGCCATCGCCGCCCGTGGCGCGGTACCGGTGATCGTCGGCGGCTCGATGCTCTACATCCAGTCGCTGCTCGACGAGTGGACGTTCCCGGCGACCGATCCGGCGGTGCGGGCCCGGTGGGAGGACCGGCTGGCCGAGGTGGGGGTCGCGGCGTTGCATGCCGAGCTGACCCGGGTCGACCCGGCCGCGGGCGCGTCGATCCTGCCGACCGACGGCCGGCGGATCGTGCGGGCCCTGGAGGTCGTGGAGCTCACCGGCCGGCCGTTCGCCGCTTCGGCACCGACCATCGGTGCCCCTCGATGGGACACCGCGATCATCGGATTGGATTGGGAGACATCCATTCTCGACGAGCGTCTGGAGCAACGCACCAACCTCATGTTCGCCGACGGCCTGGTGGGCGAGGTGCAGACCTTGATCGGCCGGGGGTTGCGGGACGGGGTCACCGCGGCGCGGGCGCTCGGCTACGCGCAGGTGCTGGCCGACCTCGACGCCGGGGGAGACGGGAGCGCGGCGCGAGAGCCCACGTTCATCGGTACCCGCCGCTATGTCCGTCGGCAGCGGTCGTGGTTCCGGCGCGACCATCGGGTGGTGTGGCTGGACGGTGCCGCCGACGGACTGGTGCACGACGCGCTGCGCGCCTGGCGGCACGTATCCTGA
- a CDS encoding class III extradiol ring-cleavage dioxygenase family protein — protein sequence MLSAIAIVPATPVLVPQLVGAAAVEVAGLRAAALAATASLPPHWLAVGVGPRDEVFGSDCVGTFAGYGVDVPVALGPRPVGEPAELPLCALVAAWIRGQAAPDAGIEVHAYAASHQTEAAVGLGRTLRSQVDETPDPVGVLIAADGLHTLTPAAPGGYLPDSVATQQDLDDALATGDVAALAELPEPVLGRVAYQVLAGLTWPAPGTARELYRGAPYGVGYFVGEWLP from the coding sequence GTGCTGAGCGCCATAGCGATCGTCCCCGCCACGCCGGTTCTCGTGCCCCAACTCGTGGGTGCGGCCGCGGTCGAGGTGGCCGGGTTGCGCGCCGCCGCGCTGGCCGCAACAGCGTCGTTACCGCCGCACTGGCTGGCTGTCGGCGTCGGCCCCCGGGACGAGGTGTTCGGATCTGACTGCGTCGGGACCTTCGCCGGCTACGGCGTCGACGTCCCGGTGGCGCTCGGTCCTCGACCGGTCGGCGAGCCGGCCGAACTGCCGCTGTGTGCCCTGGTCGCGGCATGGATCCGCGGCCAGGCCGCTCCCGATGCCGGCATCGAGGTGCACGCTTATGCCGCATCGCACCAGACCGAGGCCGCGGTGGGGCTGGGCCGGACGCTTCGCTCCCAGGTCGACGAGACCCCGGACCCGGTCGGTGTGCTGATCGCCGCCGACGGCCTGCACACCCTCACGCCGGCAGCCCCGGGCGGTTACCTGCCGGACTCGGTGGCCACCCAGCAGGACCTGGATGACGCGTTGGCCACCGGAGACGTGGCGGCACTGGCCGAGCTGCCCGAGCCCGTGCTCGGCCGGGTGGCCTATCAGGTGCTGGCCGGGCTGACCTGGCCAGCGCCCGGCACCGCCCGCGAGCTGTACCGCGGCGCGCCCTACGGGGTCGGCTACTTCGTCGGCGAATGGCTGCCATGA
- a CDS encoding DUF349 domain-containing protein, which translates to MTTSEPGEATPQQTSGPTPRPTPTPAPRPGPPRPVPRPSRVAPVVAVAPTSDPHRFGRVDDDGTVWLINGSGERVIGSWQAGDTESAFAHFGRRFDDLHTEVALLERRLSSGTGDARKIKSAAAALAESLPTAAVLGDVDSLSTRLSAILEHADEAAKTERAQRDEHRAAQTARKEALAAEAEDLAANSTQWKSAGDRLREILDEWRTITGLDRKLDDALWKRYSTARETFNRRRGSHFAELDRGRAGARQLKEALCERAEHLSGSTDWGATAAAFRDLLTEWKAAGRAAKDVDDALWHRFKAAQDTFFGARNAANAERDAEFKANATAKEALLAEAEKIDTTDLDAARAALRTIGDKWDAIGKVPRERAADLERRLRAIEKKVRDAPAGGVDPEAQARADQFRSRAEQFERQAEKAEAAGRTKDAAEARASAEQWRQWADAAAAALGEHK; encoded by the coding sequence ATGACAACCAGTGAGCCAGGCGAAGCCACCCCCCAGCAGACTTCCGGGCCCACGCCGAGGCCCACTCCTACGCCTGCACCCAGGCCAGGGCCGCCCCGCCCCGTTCCCCGCCCCAGCCGGGTTGCCCCGGTGGTTGCGGTGGCGCCGACCAGTGATCCGCACCGCTTCGGGCGCGTGGACGACGACGGCACGGTGTGGCTGATCAACGGATCCGGTGAACGTGTCATCGGTTCGTGGCAGGCCGGCGACACCGAATCGGCGTTCGCCCACTTCGGCAGGCGTTTCGATGATCTGCACACCGAGGTGGCGCTACTGGAACGCAGGCTGTCCTCCGGCACCGGCGATGCCCGCAAGATCAAGTCGGCAGCCGCCGCACTGGCCGAAAGTCTGCCCACCGCAGCAGTTCTCGGCGACGTCGATTCGTTGAGCACCCGACTGTCGGCCATCCTCGAGCATGCCGACGAGGCAGCAAAGACCGAGCGGGCCCAGCGTGACGAGCACCGCGCCGCCCAGACCGCGCGCAAGGAGGCGCTCGCCGCCGAGGCCGAGGATCTGGCCGCGAACTCCACGCAGTGGAAGTCCGCCGGTGACCGCCTGCGCGAGATTCTCGACGAGTGGCGCACCATCACCGGGTTGGATCGCAAGCTCGACGACGCCCTGTGGAAGCGTTACTCGACCGCCCGCGAGACGTTCAATCGTCGCCGCGGATCGCACTTCGCCGAACTCGACCGCGGCCGCGCCGGCGCCCGCCAGCTCAAGGAGGCGCTGTGCGAGCGGGCCGAGCACCTGTCCGGCTCTACCGATTGGGGCGCCACCGCGGCCGCCTTCCGTGATCTGCTGACCGAGTGGAAGGCCGCGGGGCGGGCCGCCAAGGATGTCGACGACGCGTTGTGGCACCGGTTCAAGGCCGCCCAGGACACGTTCTTCGGGGCCCGCAACGCCGCGAACGCCGAGCGTGACGCCGAATTCAAGGCCAATGCCACCGCCAAGGAGGCGTTGCTGGCCGAGGCCGAGAAGATCGACACGACCGATCTCGATGCCGCCCGCGCGGCGTTGCGGACCATCGGCGACAAGTGGGACGCGATCGGCAAGGTTCCCCGTGAACGCGCCGCTGACCTGGAACGACGTCTGCGCGCTATCGAGAAGAAGGTCCGTGACGCTCCTGCCGGTGGCGTCGATCCCGAGGCCCAGGCGCGTGCCGATCAGTTCCGCTCACGTGCCGAGCAGTTCGAGCGGCAGGCGGAGAAGGCCGAGGCGGCCGGGCGCACCAAGGATGCGGCCGAGGCCAGGGCCAGCGCCGAGCAGTGGCGTCAGTGGGCCGACGCGGCCGCAGCCGCGCTCGGAGAGCACAAGTAA
- a CDS encoding Rv2732c family membrane protein, whose protein sequence is MWLLSKESDFEPFKDDLAAVERKVTREFDSGPRAMVVAILVFVVLLSFVLPHTGSSKGFDVLVGDATAVADGISLPSRVFTWLALVFSVGFSTLALITRRWALAWVALAGSAVASALGMLAVWSRQTAVDHPGPGIGLIIGWLAVIVLTFHWARVVWSRTALQLAAEEDRRRQAAEHQQRGVLDIPKTDVTEKTDVKKTDPTDSAGDQPDQA, encoded by the coding sequence ATGTGGCTGTTGAGCAAGGAAAGCGACTTCGAGCCGTTCAAGGACGACCTCGCCGCGGTCGAACGCAAGGTCACCCGGGAGTTCGACTCGGGTCCGCGCGCCATGGTCGTCGCGATCCTGGTGTTCGTGGTGCTGCTGTCGTTCGTGCTGCCGCACACCGGTTCCAGCAAGGGTTTCGACGTTCTCGTGGGTGACGCCACGGCCGTCGCCGACGGCATCTCACTGCCGTCGCGGGTCTTCACCTGGTTGGCTCTGGTGTTCTCGGTCGGATTCTCGACGCTGGCGCTGATCACCCGCCGCTGGGCGCTGGCCTGGGTGGCCCTGGCGGGTTCCGCAGTGGCCAGCGCGCTCGGGATGCTCGCCGTGTGGTCACGTCAGACCGCGGTGGACCACCCCGGCCCCGGCATCGGGCTGATCATCGGCTGGCTGGCGGTGATCGTGCTCACCTTCCACTGGGCGCGGGTGGTGTGGTCGCGCACCGCGCTGCAGTTGGCCGCGGAGGAGGACCGGCGTCGCCAGGCCGCGGAGCATCAGCAGCGCGGCGTGCTCGACATCCCCAAGACCGACGTGACCGAGAAAACCGACGTCAAGAAGACGGACCCCACCGACTCCGCCGGCGATCAGCCGGATCAGGCCTAG
- the miaB gene encoding tRNA (N6-isopentenyl adenosine(37)-C2)-methylthiotransferase MiaB: MVNRGAAAGERSRTYQVRTYGCQMNVHDSERLSGLLEDAGYRRAADGTDADIVVFNTCAVRENADNKLYGNLSHLAPRKQADPNMQIAVGGCLAQKDRDSVLRRAPWVDVVFGTHNIGSLPVLLERARHNRTAQVEIVEALQEFPSTLPATRESAYAAWVSISVGCNNTCTFCIVPSLRGKEVDRRPGDILAEVQTLADQGVLEVTLLGQNVNAYGVSFSDERLREDPANWDPELPRDRSAFAKLLRACGDIDGLERVRFTSPHPAEFTDDVIEAMAQTPNVCPTLHMPLQSGSDRVLKAMRRSYRAERYLGIIDKVRAAIPDAAITTDLIVGFPGETEEDFQATLDVVERSRFASAFTFQYSIRPGTPAADMPDQVPKAVVTERYQRLIELQERISLQENQAQIGQTVELLVATGEGRKDAATARMSGRARDGRLVHFSPGPAAESIRPGDIVTTTVTGAAPHHLIADAPLATHRRTRAGDAHAAGQRPRTGVGLGLPRIGAPETAPSSEGCGC, from the coding sequence ATGGTGAACCGGGGAGCGGCTGCCGGTGAGCGCTCGCGCACGTATCAGGTCCGCACCTACGGCTGCCAGATGAACGTGCATGACTCCGAGCGGCTGTCGGGCCTGCTGGAGGACGCCGGCTACCGGCGGGCCGCCGACGGCACCGACGCCGACATCGTGGTGTTCAACACCTGTGCGGTGCGCGAGAACGCGGACAACAAGCTGTACGGCAACCTCAGCCACCTGGCCCCCCGCAAGCAGGCCGACCCGAACATGCAGATCGCGGTCGGCGGTTGCCTGGCTCAGAAGGACCGCGACTCGGTGCTGCGCCGCGCGCCGTGGGTCGACGTGGTGTTCGGCACCCACAACATCGGATCCCTGCCCGTGCTGCTGGAGCGGGCCCGGCACAACCGCACCGCCCAGGTCGAGATCGTCGAGGCTCTGCAGGAGTTTCCGTCCACCCTTCCCGCGACGCGCGAATCCGCCTACGCGGCCTGGGTGTCGATCTCGGTGGGCTGCAACAACACCTGCACGTTCTGCATCGTGCCCTCGCTGCGCGGCAAAGAGGTCGATCGCCGGCCCGGTGACATCCTGGCCGAGGTGCAGACCCTGGCCGACCAGGGCGTGCTCGAGGTGACGCTGCTGGGACAGAACGTCAACGCCTATGGCGTCTCGTTTTCGGACGAGCGCTTGCGCGAGGACCCGGCGAATTGGGACCCCGAACTGCCGCGCGACCGCAGCGCGTTCGCCAAGCTGCTGCGCGCCTGCGGTGACATCGACGGACTGGAGCGGGTCCGGTTCACCTCGCCGCACCCGGCCGAGTTCACCGACGACGTGATCGAGGCGATGGCGCAGACCCCCAACGTGTGCCCGACGCTGCACATGCCGCTGCAGTCCGGTTCGGACCGCGTCCTCAAGGCGATGCGCCGCTCGTACCGGGCCGAGCGCTACCTGGGCATCATCGACAAGGTCCGGGCCGCGATCCCGGATGCCGCGATCACCACCGACCTCATCGTCGGATTCCCGGGGGAGACCGAAGAAGACTTCCAGGCCACCCTGGACGTGGTCGAACGGTCGCGATTCGCGAGCGCGTTCACCTTCCAGTACTCGATCCGCCCCGGAACCCCGGCGGCGGACATGCCCGACCAAGTGCCGAAAGCTGTTGTCACCGAACGCTATCAGCGGCTGATCGAGCTGCAGGAGCGAATCTCCCTGCAGGAGAACCAGGCTCAGATCGGGCAGACGGTCGAACTGCTGGTCGCGACAGGTGAGGGGCGTAAAGACGCCGCCACTGCCCGCATGTCGGGCCGGGCCCGCGACGGCAGGCTGGTGCACTTCAGCCCTGGGCCTGCTGCCGAGAGCATCCGGCCCGGCGACATCGTGACCACCACGGTGACCGGCGCCGCGCCGCATCATCTGATCGCCGACGCTCCGTTGGCCACCCATCGGCGCACCCGCGCCGGTGACGCCCACGCGGCCGGGCAGCGCCCCCGTACCGGCGTCGGCCTGGGGTTGCCGCGCATCGGCGCGCCGGAGACTGCGCCGTCATCAGAAGGATGTGGCTGTTGA
- a CDS encoding amino acid ABC transporter ATP-binding protein: protein MISLSGVNKHFGSLHVLNDINLDVGRGEVVVVLGPSGSGKSTLCRTINRLETIDSGSIAIDGQELPAEGRKLAQLRSDVGMVFQSFNLFAHKTILENVTLAPVKVRRKSKADAREKAMALLDRVGVANQADKYPAQLSGGQQQRVAIARSLAMDPKVMLFDEPTSALDPEMINEVLAVMTSLASEGMTMVVITHEMGFARRASHRVVFMSDGAIVEDSAPAEFFENPKSDRAKDFLGKILHH, encoded by the coding sequence ATGATCTCACTCTCGGGGGTGAACAAACACTTCGGATCCCTGCACGTACTCAATGACATCAATCTCGACGTGGGCCGCGGCGAGGTCGTGGTCGTGCTCGGACCGTCAGGTTCGGGCAAGTCGACGCTGTGCCGCACGATCAATCGGCTGGAGACCATCGACTCAGGCAGCATCGCGATCGACGGCCAGGAGCTGCCCGCCGAAGGGCGCAAGCTGGCCCAGTTGCGTTCGGATGTCGGCATGGTGTTCCAGTCCTTCAACCTGTTCGCGCACAAGACGATCCTGGAGAACGTCACGCTCGCCCCGGTGAAGGTGCGCCGGAAGTCCAAGGCCGATGCCAGGGAGAAGGCGATGGCCCTGCTGGACCGCGTCGGGGTGGCCAATCAGGCCGACAAGTACCCGGCGCAGCTGTCCGGCGGCCAGCAGCAACGCGTCGCCATCGCGCGCTCGCTGGCGATGGACCCGAAGGTCATGCTGTTCGACGAACCCACCAGCGCCTTGGACCCCGAGATGATCAATGAGGTGCTGGCGGTGATGACCTCGTTGGCTTCAGAGGGCATGACGATGGTCGTGATCACCCACGAGATGGGGTTCGCCCGCCGGGCGTCTCACCGCGTGGTGTTCATGTCCGACGGCGCCATCGTCGAGGACTCAGCGCCTGCCGAGTTCTTCGAAAATCCGAAATCCGATCGTGCCAAAGATTTTCTCGGCAAAATCCTTCACCACTGA